One Malania oleifera isolate guangnan ecotype guangnan chromosome 10, ASM2987363v1, whole genome shotgun sequence genomic region harbors:
- the LOC131166219 gene encoding uncharacterized protein LOC131166219: MDRNRAQRALFGRMMRMELNPERVRKTMAFWLWLESELGIENASTVRKLSSCDDYLLGLIFMEAEEAMAALQLSNSRTVPIRIPFTFQLLSLPDQRELLLADRVRASKAISGPFYEIHGINPKGINGFAGFIMEKWGDGMLLAPPTPANGEKLAPNAAAAGAVRPPMRSSSKLDPGAKEWDFWRGRAPEQDRCLFLTFSNGYPLDELDIIRFFNQKYGGCVERVYVHRPALFGKVVFTNSVLPLLVLNGHDNAKFIINGRTVWCKKFQLHKNHHNNNDNNNTKLFNNGDHHIKS, encoded by the exons ATGGATAGAAACAGGGCACAGAGGGCTTTGTTTGGGCGAATGATGAGAATGGAACTAAACCCAGAAAGGGTGAGGAAGACGATGGCATTTTGGCTATGGCTGGAATCGGAATTGGGAATTGAGAACGCATCGACGGTGAGAAAGCTATCTTCCTGCGACGATTACCTTCTGGGTCTGATTTTCATGGAAGCAGAGGAGGCCATGGCTGCTCTGCAGCTATCTAATTCAAGGACAGTGCCCATTCGGATTCCCTTCACTTTTCAACTCCTCTCTCTCCCGGATCAACGCGAACTGTTATTAGCTGACAGGGTAAGAGCCTCAAAGGCCATATCAGGACCATTCTACGAAATCCACGGCATTAATCCAAAAGGGATTAATGGGTTTGCAGGGTTTATAATGGAGAAGTGGGGCGACGGCATGTTATTAGCGCCGCCGACGCCCGCGAACGGGGAGAAATTGGCACCCAATGCGGCGGCGGCGGGTGCAGTGCGGCCGCCCATGAGGAGTTCTTCGAAATTGGACCCGGGTGCGAAGGAATGGGATTTTTGGCGCGGGAGGGCACCGGAGCAAGATCGGTGCTTGTTCTTGACGTTCTCTAATGGATACCCTCTGGATGAATTGGATATCATCCGCTTTTTCAACCA GAAATATGGGGGATGCGTGGAGAGAGTTTACGTGCATCGGCCGGCGCTGTTCGGAAAAGTGGTGTTCACCAACTCCGTCCTGCCCCTTCTGGTTCTCAACGGCCACGACAATGCCAAATTCATTATCAATGGACGAACCGTGTGGTGCAAAAAATTCCAACTTCACAAAAACcatcataataataatgataataacaatacGAAGCTTTTCAATAATGGAGATCATCACATCAAATCATGA